The Nitrospirota bacterium genomic sequence AGAAAAGGGCTTTCCTCACCATTCTCGATACCACAGGCATGGTATCCGGAGAAGGTGCAAAGATGCTTAAAAGGAAAAAAATGGAGATATTTCGTCCTGACCATATAGTTATACTCCAACGTTCAGGTGAGAGCGAGCATCTTCTTTATCCATATATCTATCACGAAGAAGGGGTGAATATTCACCGTCTTGGTGTAGTGAAAGTAGCAAAGACAAGATCCAAAGCAGAGAGAAGAGAATACAGAAGAAATCGGTTCAAGATTTATTTTGAGGACGCAGAAGTGTGCATACTTCCATTAAATAGTGTTGAACTGATAAAAGGACCACCCCATACCCATAGGAGACTTTCCAGTAGTGAGAGGGATTTTTTTTCTATGGTTATCGGCGTCCCTGTGCTCTATGGCACCAAGTCAGCCATCAGGGTAAATCTTATAACCGCTGGAGAGGTAAAAGGGAATGCTATAGGTGAAATATGGAAACACTACCCTGATAGAGAAATAGTCGTAACGGATCTCAGGAAATTAGAAGGCCTCCTTCTCGGGCTTGATGTAAACGGTGATAATACCACTGCCCTGGGTATCCTATCAGGTATC encodes the following:
- a CDS encoding Clp1/GlmU family protein, producing MTEIPEDWNKAIARVTNEGGRVIVIGAVDSGKSTFSKLLVDTTARKHEIILIDADIGQSYLGPPATIETSLFHNLPDWKNLGPPDYMYFIGDTTPEGHFSLFLSCIKKICMIAEEKRAFLTILDTTGMVSGEGAKMLKRKKMEIFRPDHIVILQRSGESEHLLYPYIYHEEGVNIHRLGVVKVAKTRSKAERREYRRNRFKIYFEDAEVCILPLNSVELIKGPPHTHRRLSSSERDFFSMVIGVPVLYGTKSAIRVNLITAGEVKGNAIGEIWKHYPDREIVVTDLRKLEGLLLGLDVNGDNTTALGILSGISAERGNIQILTPLKDSSKIQTIRLGNLKVKTSGEEQRFQW